The genomic interval GGTTTGTCAATAATCTGAGGTTAACTAATTAACCTGAAACATTTCAGCATAATTCTGTATAGGAGGAATAAACTTTAATAGAATACTTTCGTCATAGGGGGAATAATATGAAAATCTATATTTTTTCTAAAAGAGTCGTTGCTGTAATTATAGTGGCTATACTGGTGTTATTAGGATTTTTTACCTTCTTTACTAGCTTTACTAAAAGCTTTGCAGGAATAACAGCCGTTTTTTCACCCCAGAGAAAGCTGCCTATTTATAGTGTAGAAACTGAAGAAAAAAAGGTGGCCATTAGTTTTGATGCAGCATGGGGGGATGAATTCACAGATGATATTTTAAATACTTTAGATAAGTATAACGTAAAAACAACCTTTTTTTTGGTTGGATTTTGGGTAGACAAATATCCGGATATGGTGAAAAAAATCCATGATAGGGGCCACGAGATAGGAAACCATTCCTCTACCCATCCCCATATGTCCAAAATAACTCGAGAGCAAATCGTGAAAGAATTGAAAACAACTGAAGAAAAAATAGAGGCCATCACAGGTATAAGACCAACTGTTTTTAGACCTCCCTTTGGGGATTACAATAATCTATTAATAGATACAGCAAAGGAACTAGGCTACCATACAATTCAATGGGATGTTGATTCCTTAGATTGGAAAGAGATGGGGGTCCATGCTGTTGTTGATAGGGTTTCTAGAAATGCAAAAAAGGGATCTATTATACTATTTCATAATAATGCAAAGTATGTGGCAGAGTATTTACCATTAGTTTTGGAGAAGCTTCAGGAACAGGGCTATGAAATTGTACCGATATCCCAATTAATTCTACACGAAGATTACATTATAGATCATTCTGGTAGACAAAAAAGAGTTAATTAACACTTTTTGTGGGATACATAATTTCTTCATCACCTACAAAATATATTATTAACCCAAAGAACTGGATGTAGAGGAGATGAAGGAATGAGAATTGACAACATTGAAATAAAAGGTGTTACCTGTGACTCAAGAAAAGTAAAAAATGGGTATGCATTTGTGGCTCTAAAGGGGGAAAAGAGGGACGGTAATGATTTTATTGACGAGGCCATAGAAAAAGGAGCCTCTATTATTTTTACGGAAAAGGATATAAGCAAAAAGCAAGTTCCAATAAAAAAAGTAGAAAATAGCAGAAAGGTGTTGGCAGAGTTATGTAATACCTTTTACGATTATCCTTCGGAAAAGTTAAAGATTATAGGTGTCACAGGAACTAATGGTAAAACCACTACAACCCACCTCATTCATCATATATTAAAGGACTACGGAATATCCACTGGACTTATAGGAACCCTGAATGTAAAAATTAATGACAAAGAATATACAACAGAACTAACCACACCAGATGCAGAAATAATTTATGGCTACCTCCATAAAATGGTGGAAGAAAAGGTAGAGGTAGTGGTGATGGAGGTCTCCTCCCATGGCTTAAAAAACGAAAGGGTCCATGGTATTAAATTTGATATAGCAGTTCATACCAACATTGAAAGAGATCACTTAAATTTTCATAAAACAATTGAAGATTATATAGCATCTAAGAAAAAACTGTTTGATAATTTACCCCAAGGAAGGATTGCAGTAATTAACTTAGATGATAATAACGGACTAAAGCTATTAGATAATAATAAAGGTATTCTTGTCATAACCTACGGATTAAGCCCTAAGGCCACCATAACCGCCTCTAGTATAGATACTGATTTTTCTACTACTTTTAATTATTGTCTTCAAAGGGGGGTAACTACCTTATCAGGAGTAGAGTTAGATGTCTTTGAATATCCCCTCACCATTAATCTGTTAGGAAAACATAATATCTATAACATGTTGGCTGCTGTAACCTGTAGCTTATTATTGGATGTATCTATGGAACATATATCAAAATCCTTAAAGAAGTTTAAGGGTGTCCCTAGAAGAATGGAGATTATCTATAGGGGGGAGTATACAATTATAGATGATTTTTGTCATAATATAGCCAGCTATCAAGCGGTGTTTGAAGGTGTACAAAGTATGCAATACCGTAAGCTCTATATTGTAAATGCCATAAGGGGAGGACGGGGTATAGAAATCAACTATGAAATAGCTGAAATGATAAATCAGTGGAACAATATTTTAAAAATAGAAAATATTATCATCACCTCTAGTAGTGATTGTAC from Natronincola ferrireducens carries:
- the pdaB gene encoding polysaccharide deacetylase family sporulation protein PdaB; its protein translation is MKIYIFSKRVVAVIIVAILVLLGFFTFFTSFTKSFAGITAVFSPQRKLPIYSVETEEKKVAISFDAAWGDEFTDDILNTLDKYNVKTTFFLVGFWVDKYPDMVKKIHDRGHEIGNHSSTHPHMSKITREQIVKELKTTEEKIEAITGIRPTVFRPPFGDYNNLLIDTAKELGYHTIQWDVDSLDWKEMGVHAVVDRVSRNAKKGSIILFHNNAKYVAEYLPLVLEKLQEQGYEIVPISQLILHEDYIIDHSGRQKRVN
- a CDS encoding Mur ligase family protein; protein product: MRIDNIEIKGVTCDSRKVKNGYAFVALKGEKRDGNDFIDEAIEKGASIIFTEKDISKKQVPIKKVENSRKVLAELCNTFYDYPSEKLKIIGVTGTNGKTTTTHLIHHILKDYGISTGLIGTLNVKINDKEYTTELTTPDAEIIYGYLHKMVEEKVEVVVMEVSSHGLKNERVHGIKFDIAVHTNIERDHLNFHKTIEDYIASKKKLFDNLPQGRIAVINLDDNNGLKLLDNNKGILVITYGLSPKATITASSIDTDFSTTFNYCLQRGVTTLSGVELDVFEYPLTINLLGKHNIYNMLAAVTCSLLLDVSMEHISKSLKKFKGVPRRMEIIYRGEYTIIDDFCHNIASYQAVFEGVQSMQYRKLYIVNAIRGGRGIEINYEIAEMINQWNNILKIENIIITSSSDCTGPLDKVETQERDTFIQVLSRSGVSFEFEDKLATSIKKALTMLEKGDILLLLGAQGMNEGANLCLNRIKADKNTQIISMPDFWQDIVPRH